Genomic window (Flavobacterium oreochromis):
ACACGGTGTGGCAACGGCAACCGTATGTGCTTTGATGGGCTTGCAATGTATTGTGTATATGGGCGAAATCGACATCAAGCGTCAAGCACCTAACGTAGCTCGTATGAAAATGCTAGGTGCCGAAGTTAGACCTGCAACCTCGGGCTCAAAAACCTTAAAAGATGCTACCAACGAAGCCATACGCGACTGGATTAACAATCCGTTAGACACTTTTTACATCATAGGATCTGTAGTAGGACCTCATCCCTACCCTGATATGGTAGCGCGTTTTCAAAGTATTATTTCCGAAGAAATAAAAAAACAATTACTCGAAAAAGAAGGTCGCGAAACCCCAGATTATGTGATTGCTTGTGTAGGCGGAGGTAGTAATGCCGCTGGAGCATTTTACCATTTTTTAGATAGTGAAAAAGTACAATTAATCGCCGTAGAAGCCGCTGGAAAAGGAATTCATTCAGGAGAAAGCGCAGCGACTTCGGTATTAGGGAAAGAAGGTATCATTCACGGAAGCAAAACCTTGTTGATGCAAACCGAAGACGGACAAATTACAGAACCTTATTCTATCTCAGCGGGACTCGATTACCCAGGCGTAGGGCCTTTACACGCGCATTTATTCAAAAGCGGACGCGCCACTTTTATGTCGGCTACCGATGACGAAGCAATGCAAGCTGGTCTAAACCTTTGTAAACAAGAAGGTATTATCCCCGCCATAGAAAGTTCGCACGCTTTGGCGGTACTCAACCAGAAACAATTTAAACCCGAAGATATTGTGGTGATTAACCTCTCTGGACGAGGCGACAAAGATTTGAATACGTATATTGATTATTTTAAACTTTAAAGCCTCCCCAACCCCTCCAAAGGAGGGGCTTAACTGTATGCAACAATTCATCTAAATAAATATCATATATAAATTAAAACAATGAATAGAATAAACAATCTTTTTACATCAAAAATAAACGCAACAACAAGCCCCTCCTTTGGAGGGGTTGGGGAGGCTGTTCTTTCCCTTTATTTTACCGCAGGTTTCCCCAACCTAAACGACACCGTAACCATTATCGAGACCTTAGAAAAAAACGGAGTCGATATGATCGAAATAGGTTTGCCTTTTAGCGACCCATTGGCCGATGGTCCCACCATACAAGAAAGTTCGACCATTGCACTAGAAAACGGAATGACTGCTGCCCTACTTTTCGAGCAATTAAAAAACATTCGAAAATCCGTTTCTATCCCTTTATTAATTATGGGATATTTTAACCCAATGATGCAATATGGTGTCGAAAAATTTTGTCAGAAATGTGCCGAAATAGGTATCGATGGTTTAATTATCCCCGACCTTCCTCTGGACATTTACGAAGCCGAATACAAAAGCATTTTCGAAAAATATAAGATAACCAACATCTTTTTGATTACCCCACAAACAACCGAAACCCGCATTCGCCAGATTGATGCCTTATCTAACGGATTTATCTATATGGTAAGTACCGCGAGTGTTACAGGAAATCAAACAGGATTTGGCACCGCCCAAATGGAGTATTTTGAGCGCATTGCTGCTATGAATTTAAAGAACCCACAAATTGTTGGTTTTGGTATTTCAGACAAGGAAACGTTTCAACAAGCGACTACGTACCAAAAGGGCGCGATTATAGGTAGTGCGTTTATTAAGTATTTGAGAGTGAATGGAGTGAATGGGATAGATGATTTTGTGAAATTGTTGCGATGAAGGAAATGCCTGAATTTTTTTCAGGCTTTTTTTTATAAAATATACTTTTAACAGCTAATTACTAAATATTCTCCTTGAATTTATAATAAAAAAACTTCCAAAAACATCAACAAAACACTTATTCTATAAGCATTATAACAAACACTTTGTATTTATAAACTTATTTTATATAACCTCAATCCTTAAATTAGGATTTCCAAACAAGTGCATTGCTAGTCTCCCTTCTGCTACATAATATGCGTTTGAATTTGACTCTTTGTATCTTGCTAATTCATTATTGGCATAAAAAACTGCTTCACTTATATAAACACCTGTTTTAAATTTTTTAATAAACTCATCAAACCAAAACTCGGGGATAGTAACTTCTAATCCCCAACATGGAGCAATTACACTCTTATATCCTAGTTCTATAATTTCATGCACCAACGAAATAACGCTATTAGAGAAAAAGTTTTTATCCATTTTACCAGAATGACAAACAAATAATATTGCTACATCACCCTTGCCAAACAATACCTTATTCGAGATTATCGCACTGTAGTTTTCTTGACTCTCATAGATAGCTTTAAACGATGACCCATTTAATTCTCCATGAGCAAAGAAAATATTTATATTTGAATCTATTGACTCTAAATCGATACTAGTTATTGTTTTTACATTATTTACTTCTAAAACAGGTTTTAATTTCTCATAACCATAACTTATTGCAGGGTCTGCTGCTTCTAATGGAACCCAACAAGTAGAAGTAAAATCTTTCTTTATTATAAATTCTTTATTATTTTCAATAAACCACTCTAATAAAATTACATTAGTTAATTTATATTTTGAACCTAGAAAATCTCCATTGTCTACTATCAAATTAATTGGATAATTAATTAAATCTAAACTTGTTGAAATTAAAATTTCATCATATTCAAAGTTTAACTCCAAATTTGTAAAAGATAAGTCATTTAGGAGTTTGTTATAAGCACTTTCTTGTTCACTAATATCAAAATAATTCTTAGAATTAAAGTAAAAATTTTCTTTATTCTTGAGCCAACTATTCATCTTATCAGCATTCCATTCTCTTGGCTTTCTTATCAAAAAATCTCCGCCAGAATTTATCAATAAATAGTAAACTTCTTTATTTGATTCAAACAAATAAACATAAAGCTGATTTTCTTTTATCTTAATTTTACTTTTGATAAATTCAAAATAATTATCAATAAAATTTAAATCACTATTATCCTGTATAAATGGTACTAGAGTATTTTTTTCAAAATATGAGTTCTTATAAATTAGTCTAATGTCATTTGCAATTAAACCAGATAACAAAATGCTTTCAATGTCATTGTTTGTTATTCCTTGTTGAATAAGATTATGCATATCTAATTCGAGGTTTTGATTTTCAAAAATATAATCAGAAAATGATATAGTATTTAATGATTTTTTTATGGCTTCTATAAAATTATTTTTCAGATTTTCATCAGAAAAATGTTTTTCTTTTATTGGTAAGAAATATTCTTGGTCTACTTTACTTTCAAGTAACTCAATGAATTTATCTACATCAAATTTTTCGTTTACAAAACCATCATTAATTAACCTCTTGATATTGTAAAAATAATTTAACCAAGGTAAAATCCCCTTTTCTTTATACTTAAGAATTTTGTTAACACTTTTGTTAAAATAAGTAAAAGAATCTTCAATTAACGAATCCCTATTTTTGATATTTGCATTTAAAAATGCTGATAAGTAATAACTTAAATGAATTTTTTGTTCATCATAGTCTTTAAGTTTGATTGATTTTAGAAAGTTAAAAACACTTTTAATTAAATGGGTTGAATAAATATTTCTTGAGAATTTTAAGATATTAAAAAACACTTCAACAATTTCTGAATAAGTTAAGTTTTCTTCAATCGATAATGAAGTTATATATAAACATCCATAAACAGTTGCATCAAATATATTTTTCTGTTGTTCAGAACATAAAAATAGAATTCCCCAACCTCTATAAACTTTTTTTTCTTGAATTGAAATTAAGAGAATTTCTTCTGAAAGGTTTCTGGCTGTTTGATAATGATTGTTAAAATTCAATGCAGATATAATATTGTTAACAGCACTATAAAATTCAAAATGTAAAAAATATTTTTCCTTAAAATTTTTTATAATACTCAATGATAATAAAAAATTTTGAAAATCATCAGGAGAATATCTGGTAATTGTAACAGTAGATAATATTTTAAGATTAAAAGTTATTATCTGTTTTTCTTCAATTTTGGTAAAAATTGAATCTGATTTAAATTCCGAAATTCTAATTAAATTTTTATCCCCAATTAATTTATCCATTAATTTCATAACATTATCACTTTCAAATTTTACGGTATTAAAAGTTTTTGTACTCTTAATTTTTATACCTCCGAGTTCATTCAGTGTATTAGTAAAATAATGAATTAAATGGGCAAATCCTCTTATATTAATTTTTTGAAAAGACCTTGAAATTTCAAATCTATTCAAGCTAAAGTCATATTTACAGTGAGCTAATAAATTAAAAATATCCGTTAAATAATATTGAATGGATTTATCAATTTTTTTAATTTCATTATCATTATAAGAATTATAATATTGCTCTTTTAACACAGAATTCAGTTGATGAATTTTAGCTTCAATATTTTCATTTTCATCCACATAATCACAAACATCAATATATAATTGCATTAAAGTTGAATTAGGGAAAACAGAAACCTCTTTCCAATATAGTTTATTTAATATTTCAACAACTGGTAAAGGATTATATTGAAAATTAATAAAAACATCATTAAACTCATCCTCATTTTCATAGTATCTAAATTTATTGTAGATAGAAGTTTTTTGATTTTTAGAATTATAATTTATCCTTGCTCTTTGAAATTCCCCAGTTACAAAATAATTTTTCAGTAATCTCTTATCAAAGACACTTATTCCATTTAGAAACATTCCTGAAAAAAGAGAATAGTTTATTAACACTATTGGCAAAATACTTTTGATATCATTTGATTCCTTTAAAAATTCTATTTTTCCTGGAATCCTCTCAATGTGTTCATTTATATAATTTAGCGAAATAGCAATCTCAGAGAATTCAATAGGCATTTTCTCTAATAGAACAATTTCAATTAGCAGTATGTAATCTCTTAGCTCATAAATAATATTATTCTCAAATCCTTTTTCATTGTTTTCTATCAAATCAAATTTATATCCATTGTCTATATTTAGTCCTTCAATTAATTCATTTTTAAAACTAAGTATTTGATCTTCTATTTTAACATTAACATATTCAAAAATGCTTTCTAACAATAAATCAACATTTGGTGAACTTAATAAGGAAAATGATAAATATATTGTTTCATCAAAACAAAATAATGGTTTTCTCCAAAAATAAGGCTCTTTGTCTGTCTCTGTTATTGCATCAATAATTTTACCAATGGAATCTTTTTCTACGGAGCTTAAATAAAATATTGCATCTATTAAATCTTGTTTTTTTATTTTGTACGCCAGTGAATTATTTTCTGCATTAAAGTGTTTTCTAATTTGATGATTAATAATTCTTTCTATGTAAATTATTATTTGATAAATATCTATTAATTTCAAATTATCAAAGTAAGAAAGAATTATGTTTTCAATATATTTATCTGTTTTTAAATACCTAGAAAAATCCAATGATTCATTATCATCTTGTTGATTAGATTTTTTAAATTGTACATTACAAATATTGCCTTTTACAACTTCTAAGTCTAGTATGGTGTTCTTAATAAAATTGAATTTTTTATTATGTTTATGTGTAAATGCCCTATATTCATTGATATGATTTCTATCTCTTATATCTGAAGTAGTTATAAAAGTTTTAATTTTTTTGAATTCTTCTGAAATTGTAATTTTCGTTTTGTTAAATTCTTCATCAATCAATATTGAACCTCTTTCTTCTATAAGAATTTCGTAGAAAGATTTAAAGCTATGTAAATTACTTGCAAAGTGCCATACTACATAAAAATTTTTCTCTTCTTCAGGTAAACATTTTTTTATATCCTGCTTACTTTTAAGATAATTCTCAAGTATAAATATTAATATATTAAGAATATCACCTCCTCTCTCCAAGATATCT
Coding sequences:
- the trpB gene encoding tryptophan synthase subunit beta, producing the protein MKYNVNEKGFYGEFGGAFVPEMLYPNVEELRQQYLNIIESEEFKAEYIALLQEYVGRPTPLYLAQNLSKQFGAKIYLKREDLCHTGAHKVNNTIGQILLAKRLGKHRIIAETGAGQHGVATATVCALMGLQCIVYMGEIDIKRQAPNVARMKMLGAEVRPATSGSKTLKDATNEAIRDWINNPLDTFYIIGSVVGPHPYPDMVARFQSIISEEIKKQLLEKEGRETPDYVIACVGGGSNAAGAFYHFLDSEKVQLIAVEAAGKGIHSGESAATSVLGKEGIIHGSKTLLMQTEDGQITEPYSISAGLDYPGVGPLHAHLFKSGRATFMSATDDEAMQAGLNLCKQEGIIPAIESSHALAVLNQKQFKPEDIVVINLSGRGDKDLNTYIDYFKL
- the trpA gene encoding tryptophan synthase subunit alpha — protein: MNRINNLFTSKINATTSPSFGGVGEAVLSLYFTAGFPNLNDTVTIIETLEKNGVDMIEIGLPFSDPLADGPTIQESSTIALENGMTAALLFEQLKNIRKSVSIPLLIMGYFNPMMQYGVEKFCQKCAEIGIDGLIIPDLPLDIYEAEYKSIFEKYKITNIFLITPQTTETRIRQIDALSNGFIYMVSTASVTGNQTGFGTAQMEYFERIAAMNLKNPQIVGFGISDKETFQQATTYQKGAIIGSAFIKYLRVNGVNGIDDFVKLLR